In Rosa rugosa chromosome 4, drRosRugo1.1, whole genome shotgun sequence, the genomic stretch ATCAGGAGTGGGGTGTTCCCCTGCCTCAGCAGCCCATGCAGGCCTGACCGGAGGTGAAGAGAAGCCCCACACCGCCGACGACCACAGCCTCTCAAGTGAgagtagaagaagaaaagagagaagaagtcATTAAGTCAATTTAACATAATCTCACATATAAAACCCTGTCCAACGGAGAGAGTATTAGGTGCACCGACATGCACTTACACTAACATGAATAGATGAATGGATAAAATCAACTATATTTTCTTGTTATTAAATAAGAGATTGCCTATAAATATTAACGGCTGAGATCGGTTGGATCTGCTAGTTCATTTGCGCTACcggtgcatagaagaattttcctTTCGAACGAGCTTCCCATAAGAAATCTTATAAAAAGAACCTATGTCGATGAACAATTATCAGAAGTTTTCCATATATGAATGATACACtttaagcaagcgcataatttaaccctgaaatatcgttagtagtataagcaaatagggatcgttctattccggggattgagggtacacctgtcattgtcaaacaattaaacaattaaaatcaaaacaaagtataatattcacaaagatattcacaaatataaacattttacacgaaaaagggggtttttgtttttggtttttcagaaaataaaactaagttaacaaaacaattaaaatgcaaaaacataaatgtaaagatggaatgagagaaacaaagatcaaaaccgaaaactatgattaaaatcgattcaaaccctaatattattcatctaagtcatgagaaaggagttgatcatgtgaaccattcgaaagcaaacgaattcccattttttacttttcaatgctaattaatctaagcgaaagcacctagattaatcctatcaaacatgcaatcaaaccctagaaagctagtcaatcatgtcatgttcaacgcattacacatagagaaaggctatcaactcaagtgtacaacttagtatggaaaagtccacctaattgcaatcctcgttaattaaattcgatttttgtccaaaacctttactattttgattcaagtttacacaaaacgaaaagtcgatttcatattcttaaacctagcaccaattatatcgaaaccctaagtgtttgcaaccacataagattaaaatacaaaagttatctataacgcaaatttaattaaacaaacccacataagcaactctcgaattacaataatagaatctgaaaattctcatttaatcataaaaattccagaaataataactttgttcaatcatgaatgtcaactaaagcaaaccaacgaaattcaaacaaaggttacaaagtagaggtcgaattacaccgtggatggaagatgaggatggatgattttcgttgtgatccttgaagcttgaaagcaagtcttcaatggtagatggtggaggaatagtcacggctccttcttctcccttcggccttgcttgaactccgtggcttgctttagaggatggagagaaaataagagaagctcacggcaacaatataatttttctgaatttttctaagggatgtggaacccttttcaacgtcaaagaggtgggtatatataggagcacggctagggttcacaaagcaatcagaaatttccacatagcttccaccaatgagaattcgccaagtaagctttgtgatgtagtccaactaatcatagaatgccaagtaatccgtgtgatgtgttccaaccaatcaaaattctctaaaatgcctccctaatatttaattgccgaatttccttggaattattctgattttcttcatgaatttcggcaaatattcctttagggaatttagggatgcacctagacacgttttcagcttttcttggtctccacctttttctctttccttttatttctcccttgaatctctcttggcgtcatctccttgattatttctgattttcacgttggcaatcacaccaaattatttctccaacaatatttccttcccataaaagtctcccaagaaaatctctccttgaaatcctcaatcaatcatctttaattcccatgttgtcaccttgtttttctccttaagtattacacggcaaatttaatccccaaggaaaatatattttcctttttaaaaactcttccttgatttcctcttgctttggacggcaaaactcttaagtctccacatttttctcttgacgtcacaaaaccctagtttACATGGGCTTTATCCACTTTTGCCGAAAGTCCATCTTGCTTGATagttcttgggccttcttgcgtCCTCTTCAAGCCTTGATGTCTCCAACGTCATGTCCATCATAATTTCAATCACACATCTCAATGAGCTTCAGAGTTTTGCTTCACACAGTTTCCTCTTtcgaacaggatttcctggttggatcaggaaaacttcatttcttcatttctgctcaattgtgtggtcttttgcatctcatttttgctccccttggtgttcgcaagctcccctttccatttgtgagttcatttccactttttagctcggaggtcctgaaaatagaaactaataagaaaaatagaaactttcctaaaatgaaaaatggcaactttcctaaattgaaaatgggaaactttctaaaaatgaaaaataaaaactaccgaaaatggaaactttctacaaataggaactttcccaatcgaagaatggaaacttccctaaacagagttttattaagggaataacgcaagaaatgtaaggaaatgcagttaaaacgtcgcattaaaatgctcctatcaatgaaaaaagaaaagaaaaaaggaacaCATGCCGAtggacttgtttttttttttagaaaatagataatttcatttaCTTATCCAtagccagaaggcacgtacatcagatgctgtctcataccaatagtctagatggcacaagccgccaagcaaaagacaggtgaccctcactgtttacacatgcgctcacttattgagcctaactACAAGAATTCAAATCCTCACTACTAACCTCTCTTTGAAAAGTagacctagtcgcctagagacctcaattggtgtacaactagagaaaactAAGAAGAAAGTAATAAAAGACCCAAAGTCTAGTAATAGGCAAGAAGACCAGGAAAGCCCTTAGGGCTTTCCTGTGCCCTTATCTCGAGGGCTAGAAACCAATCCTCCAGCTGCAGGATAGGTGTCTTTAGGGCTAATCTCTTGAAACAGCAGTAGCAGTAAAGGATGTGAGACCCTTGGAGCAAAAGCTGGGTACAGGTCCCTGCGTCCCAAATCCAAACCCAAGAATAGGTTTGGCCTGTCAACACAATGGACATGGGCCGCATAGCAGCCCGAAATCTGGGAAACCCAGgctgatctggacacccagagtaGCACACTCCCGCTGCCGGACGATGTCCACCTCCACCCCAGCCTCCTCCCTCGAAGATCTCCATCAATCCCACCGGTAACAACCACGTCCCATTGGATCTGGAAACCCAGCCATAACCACCTGTCTCCACCGCAATCTGCAACTCAGGCCTCGACACAAACCATCGCAGCATCCACAACCACCAAAGCAGGAACCAAAGTCCCCCCAGAAAGAATTGTCGGAGCCGGCCATGCCTAGGCCGTGGCCAGAAGCCACCCCGCCCAATCGTCACCATCAATAACCACCGCCATAAGAACTCCCCACATTGGAGAAACCTCGGCTGGAAACAGGTAGGAGCGGCCACAGGCGTAGCCGCTGTGCTCGGTCACTGATAAAAGCGCTGGCTAGAAGGCTTGGGAGGCTCCCATTGATGCCGTCGGTCACCGGCGACGCTAGGATAGCGAGAGCTTTTGCTCTCGAGGGTTTTCATTGTATTCTTCTCAGGAGAGATAAAAATAGACTATGATAAGCTTTGCTGATCCCTTGGATATCTTACCTTACATGCCGATGGACTTGTTATCGGCAAAAGCCTTACATAAAAGGCAAATTTTTAAGACGCAAAAGCATCAcataagaaataaataaaataaaagaattaacATTTTTGCTTTCGTCGCCAAAATGTcccaaaagagaaaagaaaaggaccTCTTTTTGACAAGGTTTCATCAGCAATTTTTTCTAATAGTTAGTCTGCAAATATAGACGAGCCTTCCCATAAAAAAGGAAAGCTGCAAAGATGTTCCTAGAAATATATTTGCTATGTCTTTCTGTATTTATAGTTTCATAAAATCCTTTAATTATGTCTCTGCTATGTTTTGCTACATTGTCAACGGAACTGATTTCTTTCCCCAAAGCAAGCTTGCAAGTGGTCTAGACAACACTTAAAAGTTGACTAGTTCATGAACATATATCTGTAATTTTCTACAGTACACCCAAATTCATTTCAGAAGAAAGTTATCATGTGGGGGGTTAAGTATGCTTCTATGTACAGTCAAAATAACAAACATAAAAAGACAGAGAAACAGAAACAGAGTTTGTCAAATTGAACAAGGCCATCTGGACTCTAGCTCCACAAGTATATCTTTCAGGCCTTGGGCTGATTTACACTCTTGTACATGTTATCAATGACGCCCTGTTCACGAAAAGTTCCAGTCAGCAATTTCTTCAACACTACTATATCTTTCTATGTACAGGAAGTAACTAATCATAAATAATTTTCTCACAGAAACTACTCGCTGTATAAAATGCAATCGAGAGGTATACTAAGCCGACCTAGTGTTTAACACAACCTAATCATCAACAAGAATTTCTGTTTCTGATAATTAGATAGATTATCCACTTGGACGACCCACGTCACGGTGACAACTATTATGGTCATCCCGGCTACATGTCTCAGTGGATAGATAAGACACAAAACCTGTATTGAGACGGTTACAGAACATGTATACTGATAGGTCCCCATATCAGATATATTGTGCATCGTAACTACAATGTATAGTCTCAAATAAAGGGATGAATTTGGGAATACAAAGCCCAAACAACAACAGTAACTtcaaatgaaacaaaatatGTTTCTCTCACAGTATGACATGGTTATTTGGTAATGCAGAAACCATGCCAGAGTAGATCAGACTATCATTGTGGAGCAAGGGTGAATGCAACTTTTAAATTATTGGGACTGTAAAAGTGGTGTTTAGAAATTCATAGAGAAAACAACAGGATAAGAGTACCTTGTAGTATTTAAGCAACTGGGGCCtctttttcttgtatgttggaGTGATAAGGTCACGCTCCATGTCGAACGGTTCTGGGTCAAGGTGAACAGCTTTTATAACCTCAAAACCTTTCAACTGCCAAGAACACAACAGCATCAGAAAAGGTTTTAAAATATTATTACTCCATGACCGATGACTACAAATTAAGGCCTAAAATTAGGAAAGCAGAAAACCTTTTTGTCTTTAGCAATCTTATTCAGCTCTCCAAGCACGTATTCTTTCACCTTTGTATTTTCACAAAGAGAATTGAAGTCACCAGATACATCATTTTGTTGAGCCCATCTTTCAATTGCTTGCTTGTTGGGAGTGACTACTGCAACTAGGCAGGACTCAAAGCTGTTCCCATAAACCCATATCTAAAATAGACAGAACAAATCACATGCCATCAGACTAGTATATTTATATGAAGTTATAATTCTTAAACTCGGAAGTCATCATGAAACTCTCTTCCTTACATGCATGTGTCATTTAAATTCACAAGTCACTATATTTATAATAATCTttgtaattatttattttatttattttttgggtaaAGGGGGTTTTATAGCCCAAACCAGAAGATAAGGAGCTAATAAGAATCCCCGAGACCATCTtctattaagaaaaagaaatcctGAACATTATAAGACACACAAGACAATAGCAGACTATTAGTGCACTTTTTGAATTACAATTACTAAAGCAGAATGGCATACCGCATCAATATCTGAAACAAGTCCATAAATATTCTCCAAGTTTTCAACTGCAACATATTCTCCTTGTGAAAGCTTGAAGATATTCTTCTTGCGATCAATGATTTTAAGGCTTCCATCTTGTTGCCACTCACCAATATCTCCTGATGCAAGATAATTATGGGCACAGCTGATTATTTTCCACTTAATGATATAAGAGCCATAACTTACTAACAAATAGATCAGTATACCAACCTGTATGGAACCACCCATCAATCATGACCTCTTTGGTGAGGTCCTCACGTTTGTAGTATCCTGAAAACAAAGTTTTTCCCCTTACACATACTTCTCCACGAGGTGTATCTGACAGAGCGTCGTATCCCATTTCAGGAACAGATTCCAGACATACATCCACATTTGGAACCGGAGGACCCACTGTGCCAAGCATTGACAATTCATTTGGTAGCGATACAAATGTCCCAGCACAAGTTTCTGTCAGACCTACAATTACATTGATATTGAAGAATGTCATTGATGTGAtaccaaaacagaaaataacaataataacAACAACCAACAAGAATAATAATCACAGAAACCAgaggaaaaatgaagaaaatagcTGATATAACACGTTAACAATAACGGCAAAGATGTCTAACCATATCCTTGTAAAACATGAGCGCATGCCACCACACGTAAGTAAGATTCCACATGAGTAGAAAGAGGAGCAGCTCCAGACAGAATAAGCCGCACCCTACCCCCCAATCCTTCCTTTACCTAAAGTTGTAAGAGCATGAATGAGACTTGATCTCGTTACCAGGGagatatacatacatatatataaagaaGTCAAATTCATTATTCATGGCATATagtgcagaaaagaagaaaatatacaCCTTACTAAACACAATCTTGTCAGAAATTGGAGACGCAGCTCCATGTGCATGCCCCTTTTGCATGTTATAATGCTTGCTGCAGCAATAGACAAAACATGTCACCTCAGAGCAGAAATATCTGGTCTCTTCTTAGAGCCTAGATGTCAACTAACTCTCAAAAGGTTGTAGTATATGGATTACAAACAGAGATGATacttgagaagaaaaaaaaatagccaTCCACGTGCAGGTATAACATTTGTTGTTTACAAAGCACAAGACTAGATAGGAAGGGATCGGattatttgaaattatgttTTGCTTATGTGCAATCAATGAAGGGTACTTACTATGAATATGCAAAATTGAACAACGTCTTTTTTATTATGCCGCCTGATGAAATCTTCTGGTTCAAGCCTGAAAATTTGCGCACAGAAATTATATAACAAGACAGTGGAAGCCAAAACTGACACATTCATTTAATGTTGCATCAACGAGTAAGAAGCATAGTTCAGGAGATACAATAAAACACCAAATGTTTCAAGTTTATATTCTCATTAGGGCACAATTCGTGGAATTCAACTTAATAAGTTAATATCAAAAGGATTCACAATTAAGGCCCTCTCTTACTCTGATACCATATTAAGAGTTTTTTTAGGTTTACAACTTCTTCCAAGAGCTATGATGTTTCCATATTCTGATATACCTGCATAGATTCTATCTAAAACGCGAGGAACAGCACAAAAAATAGTTGGTTTTAGCTCCGCAATGTCTTCAGTTAACAATTTGACATCCTGCAGAATAAGTAAGAAATTATCAGATTTATAATATATTGGTCATAGAAGAGCTACTAGTAGTTGAACACTTGTACTCACCCCACGCCAAAACCCTATTGAGGCACCAGTCCAGATAAATAACTCCTCGATAACCCGATCAAAGATATGTGCAAGAGGAAGAAAGGAAAGATATACGTCGTTCGCGTCCAACTTCACgaatgaaagagagaaaaaaggaaGTTTTGCAAAAAGTAAGCATCctagaataaataaaagttacCAGTTGTTTTTTCCGAAAATGAGATCTATAAATTGAGATGAAGTGGAGGTCACCTCTTCATTTACACTCTCCAGCAGGCGTTTCACCCCAGCCAGTAGAGTAATGATGCTTTCATTGGATATCAGTACACCCTTGGGGTCACCAGTTGTTCCACTAGTATACATTATAGTACAGATAtcacttttcttttttactggAAGATCAAAGTCTTTATCTCCCTGCAGAAACAGATTTAGCACTTAAAAAACTGAAAATGCTGATATTCTGGAAATTTATTAATAACCAAACTATACATGAAACATGACAGGTACAAGCGGTCATTCTGCTTTAAACAACTTGCagatatatttcaaaattatgatAAAGATTATTGTCTTCAACAGAACTTGATTAGCAGTTTAGTTATTCCTCGCAGATAGAGATGGTCCATTAACAACTTTCAAATGGTGTTCTACTAAATCAAGGGGAACACTTCCATAACAAATTTCAAATCTACTTTCCCATATTAGCAATGCAGAGAACTttatcctttttttcttttctcaaacaAATTTCATGGGTTCGAGAATATATTTAGTTACACAAGAAGAGGCCTAGAAGATCAGATAAAAACAACCCACCAGTTGCAGAAATTCATTCCATGAATATATCACAGATCCATGCTTTTCAACTGATTCCTTTTGTTCAGGGGTAACCTTGCCAAAGCTTACAAGTGCTGCATGATTAAAAGAAAAGTGAAGTTATTTTGCTTACTGACAGCCAAAGACACGTAAACAAAGAATCTTGAAAGATGTGCGAAACATGCAACATACTCTTAAGATATTTTGATGCGTTGGGCAATGTCTTCAACAGCTGAAAGAGGACAAATATACAGTCAGAATAAGAAATTATGAATAACCATTCCAAGCTTAAAAATGATTTAACTCTCTTCTGGCCACCAACTTAGCATTTTATTACATAGTAATTTCCACATGCCAATATTTGACCTTTATAGTTAGACCACCCTACAGCAGTATTGTCCAAGGTACCACATATAAAATTTCAGTAACAGAATCGTTGATGAAACACTTGCGTACCTCAGATATCTTATTTTCTTCTACAAAAGCAAGTGAAACTTCAGCATGGCATATGATAAATTCCACAGCACCAGCACCTAAACCATGCATCAGATATTAGAACAAACTTTTAAAGCAAGTGAGTTGAGGTGAATGCACCTCGACTCATATCAACCAAACATGGAACCAATTGATAGATGTGAGTAGATGATAAACTGAATAGAAGAGATAATCCTACCTAGAGTGTCATATAAAGGAACACAATAGAGCCCATGAGCATTGCAAGCCTGCATAAGatgttcattattaatgaaactTCCTGAACATAAGAATTTTAACTATTATTAAAGAgtaatgaaagaaaacaaacaaccCAAGTGCTTAAAGATTACATATATTTCACCTCACAAACTTTAAGATTGTGTAAGAAGTATACTTCCAATATAGAGAATATAGACATTAGAAGAAGATACACATGAAAATGAAACTTCAATAAAGACGATATACCTCCATGCTCATAATCCATTCTGGACAATTGGCACCAAATATACCACATTTGTCTCCCTGCATTCAGCCATAAATTCATTAATTCAAAATGTTACACATATTCCTCTGGAACAAGACTTTTGACTACGACACTAGCCAATCAAAGCAGATGATGACATACTTCTGCCAGACCAAGAGTGCGCATGGAATTTCCAACTTTTACCACCACATCATAGACTTGTTTGTAAGTTAACCACACGTATCTACCACCCTGCAAAGAGCCAAAAATTCCTAATTAGCTACAAACTTAAAAGAGCAAGTCAGAGAGCTAGCCATGCACAGGAAAGTCATAGATAGTCTGCAACTATGATATACCTTCCCATTCACAGTCTCACGACGACCAAGCATTCGGTTTCCGGGATTTTTCTCCACCGACATGCTGTGAAATAAGTAAAGACAGATCAATAAAAATTCATATCCAAAAGTTACAGTTTCCAATTCCGTCACAAAACAGAGTGTCGTGCCAAACATGAGAACCGAACCAACCCATATCCAGAGATAAACTTAGCTCGAGAACAAACATGACCAGAATTCGGCCGAACAAAAATAACTCATCACACATGGCCAACCAATCTGCGATTTTAGCTTCAGAAAGTTAAAAAATTCTTACTtcagtactttttttttttactaaaataATATAGCTTGCCCCAGACTGAATTTCAGTTCATTTATTACATGAGAAAATGTCAAAGCTACCAATCTCAGATTCTTTTTGCAGAGTCAAAGCCAATAAAATTTCCAGCCACAGAATCAAACTCCTACACAATTCGGCTCTATAATTCTCCAAAACTCAATAGTGAAGAATCGTAATACGCTCCAAAACtcccaaagaagaagaagaagaatcgaaATATGCTCAATCACTCACCAAACAGTTACAGTAAAGACAAAGAGGAAAAATATTCAAATCATCCTAATCCCGACTCCGATAGTTACAAACTACCGCAACCTCAGTTAACTTTTTTCACCGCAAACTCTCCCCTAATTTGAAAAC encodes the following:
- the LOC133742874 gene encoding long chain acyl-CoA synthetase 4-like isoform X1, which produces MAETKYKYLIEVEKGKAAKDGRPSLGPVYRSLFAKDGFPQPIAGMDSCWDVFRMSVEKNPGNRMLGRRETVNGKGGRYVWLTYKQVYDVVVKVGNSMRTLGLAEGDKCGIFGANCPEWIMSMEACNAHGLYCVPLYDTLGAGAVEFIICHAEVSLAFVEENKISELLKTLPNASKYLKTLVSFGKVTPEQKESVEKHGSVIYSWNEFLQLGDKDFDLPVKKKSDICTIMYTSGTTGDPKGVLISNESIITLLAGVKRLLESVNEELDANDVYLSFLPLAHIFDRVIEELFIWTGASIGFWRGDVKLLTEDIAELKPTIFCAVPRVLDRIYAGLNQKISSGGIIKKTLFNFAYSYKHYNMQKGHAHGAASPISDKIVFSKVKEGLGGRVRLILSGAAPLSTHVESYLRVVACAHVLQGYGLTETCAGTFVSLPNELSMLGTVGPPVPNVDVCLESVPEMGYDALSDTPRGEVCVRGKTLFSGYYKREDLTKEVMIDGWFHTGDIGEWQQDGSLKIIDRKKNIFKLSQGEYVAVENLENIYGLVSDIDAIWVYGNSFESCLVAVVTPNKQAIERWAQQNDVSGDFNSLCENTKVKEYVLGELNKIAKDKKLKGFEVIKAVHLDPEPFDMERDLITPTYKKKRPQLLKYYKGVIDNMYKSVNQPKA
- the LOC133742874 gene encoding long chain acyl-CoA synthetase 4-like isoform X2; this encodes MSIFSILEVYFLHNLKVCEACNAHGLYCVPLYDTLGAGAVEFIICHAEVSLAFVEENKISELLKTLPNASKYLKTLVSFGKVTPEQKESVEKHGSVIYSWNEFLQLGDKDFDLPVKKKSDICTIMYTSGTTGDPKGVLISNESIITLLAGVKRLLESVNEELDANDVYLSFLPLAHIFDRVIEELFIWTGASIGFWRGDVKLLTEDIAELKPTIFCAVPRVLDRIYAGLNQKISSGGIIKKTLFNFAYSYKHYNMQKGHAHGAASPISDKIVFSKVKEGLGGRVRLILSGAAPLSTHVESYLRVVACAHVLQGYGLTETCAGTFVSLPNELSMLGTVGPPVPNVDVCLESVPEMGYDALSDTPRGEVCVRGKTLFSGYYKREDLTKEVMIDGWFHTGDIGEWQQDGSLKIIDRKKNIFKLSQGEYVAVENLENIYGLVSDIDAIWVYGNSFESCLVAVVTPNKQAIERWAQQNDVSGDFNSLCENTKVKEYVLGELNKIAKDKKLKGFEVIKAVHLDPEPFDMERDLITPTYKKKRPQLLKYYKGVIDNMYKSVNQPKA